The Lysobacter enzymogenes DNA segment CGGCGGCCTGATCGACGCCACCGCGATGTTGGCGCGGCTGATCGACGGCGAACCGCTGCCCGAACCGATGGGCGCCGGCGGGCAGGGCGCCCAGGGAGGCGGCGACGGCGGCGGCAACTGGGTGATGGCGCTGGTGCTGGCGATGATCGGTTCGGCCCTGGTCCGCGGCGTGCTCGGCGGCGTGCCGGCGCTGTTGCGCGCGCTGGTCGGCGGCGCCGGCGCGGGCGCGGTCGCGTGGCTGCTGTCGATGTCGTGGGGGCTGGTCGCGCTGGCGGTGGCGGCGGGCTTCTTCTTTTCCCTGTTCGGGCGCGGCGGCGGGCACTACGTCAGCAGCGGCGGCTGGGGCGGGTACGGCGGCGGCTGGGGCGGCGGCGGTGGCGGTGGAGGCGGCGGCGGTGGAGGCGGCGGCGGTTGGTCCGGCGGCGGCGGTTCGAGCGGAGGCGGCGGCGCCTCGGGGAGTTGGTGATGCGCGCGCTCAGGCATCTGTTCGCGCCGTCGGCGCGCTGGCGTTTCCCGCCGGCCAGCCTGCGCCGCATCGCCGAGGCGATCGCCGCCGGCGAAGCGCACCATGCCGGCCAGCTGCGCTTCGCGGTGGAATCGCGGCTGGGCTGGCGCGACTTGCTGGCCGGGCGCGACGCGCGCCAGGCCGCGCGCGCCGCGTTCGCCCAGCTCGGGGTGTGGGACACCGTCGGCAACAACGGCGTGCTGTTGTATCTGCTGCTCGCCGATCACCGCATCGAGATCGTCGCCGACCGCGGCTACGCGCGCCGGATCGGCGACGAGCGCTGGCAGGCGGTGTGCGACGGCATCCAGCGCGCGCTGGCGGCCGGCGAGGCCGAGGCGGCGGTGCTCGGCGGCATCGCCGCGTTGAACGAGGTCATGGCCCAGGCCTTCCCGCGCAGCGGCGCGGGCGCCGGCAACGAACTGGCGGACGCGCCGGTACTGCTGTAACGCGGCGCGGTCCGCGGCGGGCGCCGGTCGGCGCGCGCCCGGCGGCCTCTAGCAGGCGCTGCCCGAACGCCGCCCGAACGCGACGCGGCCCGCGCTCCAGCGGCCGCAGCCCGCACCCTGCGCGCGGGCGCGCTGGGGCACAATAGGTCGGTCTCCCGCTCCGTCGAGCGTCTTTCCGAGCCCGTCCCGCCGCATGATCATCCTGCACCAGATCGATCCGATCGCGATCTCCCTCGGCCCGCTGCAAGTCCACTGGTACGGAATCATGTATCTGCTGGGCTTCGTCACCGCGTGGTGGCTGGGGCGGCAACGGGTCCGCGCCGGGCGCTTGCCCGGGGTCGGCGAGCAGGCCTACGGCGACCTGCTGTTCTACGCCATGCTCGGCGTGGTCCTCGGCGGCCGCATCGGCTACGTGTTGTTCTACGGCTTCGCCGACCTGATGCGCGATCCGCTGATGCTGCTGCGCATCTGGGAAGGCGGCATGAGCTTCCACGGCGGCCTGCTCGGCGTGGTCGCGGCGATGTGGTGGTGGTCGCGCAGCCATCGCACCCATTTCTTCGACACCGCCGACTTCATCGCCCCGCTGGTGCCGCCGGGGCTGGGCTTCGGCCGGCTCGGCAACTACATCGGCGGCGAGTTGTGGGGCAAGTTCACCGACGGCGGCTGGGGCGTGGTGTTCCCGCGCGCGCCGGAGTTCGCCAACTGGAGCGCGCAGCAGCTGCAGACCCAGTTCGCCGCCGGCGCGCTGGAGCGCTACGCGCGCCATCCCTCGCAGCTGTACCAGGCGGCGCTGGAGGGGCTGACCATGTTCGCGCTGCTGTGGTGGTTCTCGCGCAAGCCGCGTCCGCGCTATGCGGTCTCGGGCCTGTTCGCGCTGCTGTACGGCGCGTTCCGCTTCCTGGTCGAATTCGTGCGCGTGCCCGACCAACAGCTCGGCGACCACGGCTATCTCGCCTTCGGCTGGTTGACGATGGGCCAGGTGCTGAGCGTGCCGCTGATCGTGCTCGGCCTGTTCTGGCTGTGGCTGTCGACCCGTTCGCCGACCCTGCAACCGCAACCGCCGGCGGCCGAGCCGGCCAAGGGCTGAGCCGTGCGCCAATACCTCGACCTGCTGCGGCACGTACTCGAACACGGCGCGGAGAAGTCCGACCGCACCGGCACCGGCACGCGCAGCGTGTTCGGCTGGCAGATGCGCTTCGACTTGAACCAGGGCTTCCCGCTGGTGACCACCAAGAAACTGCACCTGCGCTCGATCGTGCACGAGCTGCTGTGGTTCCTGCAGGGCGCGACCAACATCGCCTACCTGAAGGACAACAAGGTCAGCATCTGGGACGAATGGGCCGATGCCGACGGCGAGCTCGGCCCGGTCTACGGCAAGCAGTGGCGGAGCTGGAGCGACGGCGCCGGCGGCGAGATCGACCAGATCCGCTGGGTGGTCGAGGAGATCAAGCGCAATCCCGATTCGCGCCGGCTGATGGTCAGCGCCTGGAACGTCGCCGACCTGCCGAAGATGGCGCTGATGCCGTGCCACGCGCTGTTCCAGTTCTATGTGGTCGACGGCAAGCTCAGCTGCCAGTTGTACCAGCGCAGCGGCGACATCTTCCTCGGCGTGCCGTTCAACATCGCCAGCTACGCGCTGCTGACCCACATGGTCGCGCAGGTGTGCGGGCTGGGCGTCGGCGATTTCGTCCACACGCTCGGCGATGCGCACCTGTATTCGAACCACTTCGAGCAAGCGCGCGAACAGCTCGCGCGCGAGCCGCGCGCGCTGCCGCGGCTGAAGCTCGATCCGACGGTGACCGACCTGTTCGCGTTCGGCTACGACGACATCGCCATCGAAGGTTACGATCCGGCGCCGGCGATCAAGGCGCCGGTCGCGGTCTGAGCGCGGCGATGGCGCGCGTCGGCCCGCAGCTGGCGGCGTGGCTGCTGTTGTCGCTGGGCCTGGTCGCCTGCGCGCGCCCGGCCGCGCCGGCCGCGAAGGACGAACGCCCCGCGCCCGCGGCCGCAACCGTTTCGCCGCGGCCGCCTGATCCGCCCATGGCGCCGCCCCCCGTGCCCGAACCGGGCGTGCGCGCCGAGCCCGAAGCCGTCGGCTCCCTGCCCGACGGCAGCGCGACCGACGCGGTGCGCGGGCTCTACGACCTGCACATGCAGCTGCGGGCCAGCGGCCTGCCGGTCGGCGAGGACCTCGCGCGCTACCGGCCCTATTTGTCGCGGCATTTGCTGGCGTTGATGGCGCCGGCCGCGCGCGAGCGCGACCGGATGATCGCCGAGCAGCCCGGGCTCAAGCCGCCCTACCTCGAAGGCGACATGTTCACCGGCCTGGACGAGGGCGCGACCGGCTACCGGGTCGGCGCGCGCACTGCGCTGGGACCGGGCCGCGAAAGCGTCGAACTCGAATTCGTCTACGACCGTTCCGAGCCGCCGCTGCGCTGGCGCGGCCGCGCGCTGATGCTGCGCGAGGACGACCGCTGGAAGCTCGACGACGTCGAGTACGGCGACTTCGACGCCGGCACGACCGGCGAATTCGTGCGCAGCGGACGCTTGGCGGATTGGTTCGAATGAGCGTCCGTCCGCCGCTGCCGCGGCGGCGCGCACCGCGCGCCTGCGCGCGCCGTAACGCAAGCTGCTGCAACGCCAGCTGCCGCAAAGCAAGGAGTTCCGCATGACCCTCCAGCTCAGCCTGATCGCCGCGCTCGACCGCAACCACGCCATCGGCCGCGACAACGCGCTGCCCTGGCGCCTGTCCGACGACCTCAAGCGGTTCAAGGCGCTGACCCTGGGCAAGC contains these protein-coding regions:
- a CDS encoding TPM domain-containing protein translates to MRRALLALGLCLLAATAFAQQLVPIPPLDSPVVDTTGTLDASARAQLDAQARALQQRKGSQLQVLMVATTRPEEIEQYAVRAFEQFKLGRKGVDDGVLVVVAKDDRRVRIEVGYGLEGAITDAQSGRIIQEYLGPKFRTGDYAGGLIDATAMLARLIDGEPLPEPMGAGGQGAQGGGDGGGNWVMALVLAMIGSALVRGVLGGVPALLRALVGGAGAGAVAWLLSMSWGLVALAVAAGFFFSLFGRGGGHYVSSGGWGGYGGGWGGGGGGGGGGGGGGGGWSGGGGSSGGGGASGSW
- a CDS encoding TPM domain-containing protein, yielding MRALRHLFAPSARWRFPPASLRRIAEAIAAGEAHHAGQLRFAVESRLGWRDLLAGRDARQAARAAFAQLGVWDTVGNNGVLLYLLLADHRIEIVADRGYARRIGDERWQAVCDGIQRALAAGEAEAAVLGGIAALNEVMAQAFPRSGAGAGNELADAPVLL
- the lgt gene encoding prolipoprotein diacylglyceryl transferase — encoded protein: MIILHQIDPIAISLGPLQVHWYGIMYLLGFVTAWWLGRQRVRAGRLPGVGEQAYGDLLFYAMLGVVLGGRIGYVLFYGFADLMRDPLMLLRIWEGGMSFHGGLLGVVAAMWWWSRSHRTHFFDTADFIAPLVPPGLGFGRLGNYIGGELWGKFTDGGWGVVFPRAPEFANWSAQQLQTQFAAGALERYARHPSQLYQAALEGLTMFALLWWFSRKPRPRYAVSGLFALLYGAFRFLVEFVRVPDQQLGDHGYLAFGWLTMGQVLSVPLIVLGLFWLWLSTRSPTLQPQPPAAEPAKG
- a CDS encoding thymidylate synthase is translated as MRQYLDLLRHVLEHGAEKSDRTGTGTRSVFGWQMRFDLNQGFPLVTTKKLHLRSIVHELLWFLQGATNIAYLKDNKVSIWDEWADADGELGPVYGKQWRSWSDGAGGEIDQIRWVVEEIKRNPDSRRLMVSAWNVADLPKMALMPCHALFQFYVVDGKLSCQLYQRSGDIFLGVPFNIASYALLTHMVAQVCGLGVGDFVHTLGDAHLYSNHFEQAREQLAREPRALPRLKLDPTVTDLFAFGYDDIAIEGYDPAPAIKAPVAV